The DNA sequence CACCCTGCTGCCGGAGAATCATTACCCTGCCATGACGGGGGCTTTACCGGCGGTGAATTCGAACTCGTCAATGGAGGCTTTTGCCGAGACGTTTATGCCCCACGGTGGGGATCCCACTCCGCCGACGACGCCGCCCGGGGCGAGGGATATGGGGGTGCCGAGGAGGTCTTCTTATATTCTTGGGCATCAGCCGTTGCGGCACTCGCAGTCTGCGGATCCGTTGCCGCCGTTTGTACCTGACATGGCGACGTTGGGGTCGTCGGAGAGCGGGAGGCCGTCGCATGACTGGGTCAGGCCGTCGTTTGATTTTTTGAACCAGACGCCTAACCGGCCGCCGTTGAGCGGTGTGAGGgcgcaggggcaggggcataCGAGGCAGGGGTCCAGCAGGTCGTTTGTGTCGAGTCGGAGTAGAGGTCCGAGGAGGTATGCGTCCTTTACGAGTGGGATCATGCCTCGCCGGTCGACGACGGTTAGGAGTTTTGATGCGACAACGTACTCGGAGGGGAGTGTAATTGGGGGGGCGGATGAGTCCTCTCAGGCGGTGATGATTCCGGAGCCGTTGAgggttttgaggaggaggccgggaGGGGATTTGAGGGCTGTTACTAACGTTGGCGAGCTGGATTCGGGGGGGGTtaggaggtcgaggagtgTGGGGAGTTTGACGACGTATACGGATTCGATCAACAGCTCGTCGTTTGTGAGGAGTCCGGttctggagatgggggttgagTATGTCGATGTGGTTGCAAGTGACTACTCGCCGCAGAGGGGGAATGAGGCTTTTTCGTTGGGGGCGATTacgaagaagcagcagcctgTGACGGAAAAGACGGAGAAGAAGTTGAGTTTGTTCAGCACGCACTCTTCCAAGCCGATTATGAGGCCGAGTTTTGAGGCCGAGGCGCAGAAGCTGGCGCAGATTCcggatgatgtggatgatgatgggggggtggagtcggcgttgttgaagttggaggggaggtttgAGAGGAGGGTCCCAGGGGGGAAGTTGTCGATGGATTTGAAGGGGACAGTGCCGCAGATTGATGTTTCGGCGGAGGAGAGCGAGACGGTGGATGAGAGTAGGGTTTCGAGGGAGGAGCATAGGCATGTCCACctgggtgatgagggggcgCGTCCGTTATCGCTGTCGACGATTCCGACTACGATCAGTGTGCAGGGGGGATTGTTGGATGTGGCTGGTCGTCAGGGGCGGAATGCGGATGTGCAGTCTTTTCTGTCGGATGATTCGAGGGCTTCGTATTCGGCGCCTTTGTTagagatggatgatgagggcaGCAAGAGGACTGTGACGAGGGAGTGGACGGACCGGTCGGTGTTCCAGGGGccggatgaggatggggcgACGCCGATGGATGGGAGGAGTGTTCAGGGGTCGAACCCCTCTTATGATTTTATTATGAAGACGGATAGcatggagaggatgaggggcGGGAATGCACTGACGGTgccggaggggggggcgaggAAAAGTGCGGAGCAGTCGTTTCTTGATGTGGAGAGCGATCATGACAGCGATCTGTCTTCGGAGTTGTCGATGGAGGTGATTGACTATCATGAGGCTGATGTTGATCCCTATGCACCGTCGAATATTGGGATTGCTGTGTCGACCCTTCCGGCACACCCATTGGCGGATGTTACACCGGGCTATCAGCCGTCCCATCAGACGGGCTCTAgtccaacaaaccccccgtCACCGCCAATGACGCTCATCCAGGCTCTTCACCTGTCTCCGGAGACTGCTTGCGTCCCAACGTTGGAGGACCATCAAGTCTGGGGCGAGAAGCCACTTCCACCTACTCCGGATATCACGCCTACTGCGACAGCCGCACCTCCCTACGACACAACACAACTGCCACGCGCCTCGCCCGCTGACCCGACAGGCACGAAAGAAGCCTTGCGAAACGCGCCTAAGCTCGAGATTCCCGATCCTCTTGCGTCCCCGGATGCTTCCATCATGGCCCCAGCAAAACTCAACGCCCATCTGCCCTTCATCCTGGCCTTCGACAGCGACATTCTTGCCCAACAATTCACCCTCATCGAAAAGGACGCCCTGAACGAAATCGACTGGAAAGAATTGATTGACATGCGCTGGAAGAACGCCGAGCAAAAAGCCGGCGGGGGGATCAACGCCCGCTCCTGGGTTTCGTTTTTACGGGACACCGACGCGAGGGGTGTGGAGGTTGTGATTGCGAGGTTCAACATCATGGTCAAGTGGGCCATTTCGGAAATCGTGCTCACGCAAgacatggaggagagggcgaggtgTCTGATCAAGTTTATTCACATTGCTGCTCACTGCAGGCGGTACCGGAATTTTGCCACGATGGCACAGCTGACGATTGCGCTCACGTCGAACGAGATttcgaggttgacgaggacTTGGTCCATGGTCCCTGCGTCTGACACCAAGACGCTTCAGGAGCTGGAGCAGTTGATGTCGCCGATGAGGAATTTTTACAATTTGAgagaggagatggagggaggggggaagatgggCGCCAGGGCGAGCATGGAGATGGGGTGTATTCCCTTTGTGGGGATTTACACGCATGACTTGCTGTTTAATGCGCAAAAACCGTCAGAGATTGCGAGCTCGCCGACGGGGGCGCCGCTGGTGAATTTTGAACGGTGCAGGGTCGCggctggggtggtgaagacgttgctgaggctgctggaGGCGAGCACGGTTTATGAGTttgaggctgtggagggggtgacgGAGAGGTGTTTGTGGATgggggcgttggaggagggggagattaagaggttggttggggggttggagtaATAGAACTGCGGGCGGTTTTTGCGACATACGCGCAcacacatcatcacatctCGTCATCACTCTACGGCATTTATTTGGCACACGCATTTGTACTATGTTTTTTTGTACAAGTACGCCGAcacattatcatcatcaggAGCACCATCGATaccagcccccccccctttttttttttgtttcgatTCTCGTTTCTTGGTTTCAGCATTTTTGTTTCATTACAGCACCACCAGAGTGGGTTTTCGCTTCGATTGTGTTTATtcattttttatttttattttttttatttctcCGAGACGAGATTATCAGACCTTGCTTAGTTATGGTGTTTTTTAAACgctgggaggggttgattggTTTGATTTTCGGTAtgcttttttatttttatttttggaTTGATTGGAAGGAAAGGAGGGAGTTTTCTCTCACCATttggggtgagggttgtttgATATATATGgctttgttttgtttgggaGTGATTATTCTGTAattttgggaatgggaatgggggaaATATTTAGATACCAAGTTTTAAAGATaaaagatggagatgggggttgatATGAGAAAACGAAcggagggcgggggaggttgagagggggaggggggtgagagggggagggggttatAGGGGGGTATAGgggtgttgggtgttgggtgttgggtgtggtggtggtagttggAGATATAGGTGAGATAGGGTGGAATAAATATAAAGTCAAGAATTGAAGCTTTTTATGATGCCTTTGGACTGTTATGGTGGTGATACACATATGTGATGTCTGTCGATCATTGATCGGTATTTGTAAACAACCCGaaccctttttttcttttttcttttattgGCTGTGAGGGGTTTGGTCACTACCTGTCAAATCATATATTGGGGTCCAAAAAGGTGTCCATTCTGGTGTTGTACGAGGGAGAGTCCCCGAGTGGCTGGAAAGGCCGAACTCAGTGGTCCTGGTCCCATTGCCAAGATATTAATTCCTTAACAGTGGGCCTTACTGACTAATCTGACACtacccaaccccagcccctgaatctccaacaacaacctttCCTCACAAACAAACCAGAACACACGCTCACGTtacaccaaccccctgaaACTGACTTCACACCATTTCTCGGTGTGGCTTCTCTTTTTGGTCCGGAACTTTGATCCTGACCTGAAAAAGATATCGTTTTTTTtagtggtggtagtggtgtgcGTGCTAGATGCAGCGATGTTCCACCTAGCAGCATGCTACCTCAAGCCAAACGAGGAAGGAATCATGAGGTTGCACACCGCCTCCAAGCTGGCCGAGgaaaagggagggaaggggtttgctgctgcgagTGGTAGTAATGTGGAAAAGGTTAAcagagaggaaggggtggacCGGAAGCAGGAAGGAGAGCAAGGGGGTCGGGAGGATCACAGAGATGAAGTGAATAAaaaggatgagaaggatgaggGTATTGCCGAGAGaaaagatggagaaggcgacACTGTTGAGATTTTGGCTTGACATGACGGAAGTTTTTTTGAAGGGGGATTGCAGAGGAACGGTCGGTCTTGGTGTTTTTGCCCACGACAGTGCAAGGTGTGAATGAAGCACGGCGGTCAATCtaacatacctacctagcaAAGCAGAACCCGCCACCTTCATAAATCCCAGCATCTTTTCTCAATAGTAAATCTCAAAGCTGATATTGCGCTACGGCAGCATATCGCCGCACGTCATACTCTCTATTCTCGCTGCttacccccccctcctcccctttccccacaAGAGTAAAGCACCCAGGGTATATACACCCACCGACCCCAActttcccaaccccaaaaaatATCACAAACGCCGAAACCCCATTTTGTATGAACCCTCCTTTTATTTCTCCCAAAAATGCCagtccaacccctccatggTATCATTGTACGTGAAATAGGTAgccttcccccctccacctccccaaagaACTCCTCAACATGTCAGTctttccccctcatccccaccatccctcaCTCCGCTCTCTCTTAAAATCAACACAGAGCTCCTCTGTGCTCAGCACCGCCCACTCCTAGTTAGGCTGAACAGCCAGAGCAGCCTGCAGcgactccaacaactcctGATCTTGGTGATCAGGGGTGGAATGATGATTAGGAGGTATTGGCAGCCCGGGAACTGCCGGCGGCGAGGCCTGTGCTGGTGACGGCTGGGCTGTCGAGGcctggggctggggctggtaTGCCGTTTGAGCCGGCTGAGCCggtcgtggtggtgccggcgatggctgtgatgttgttggtgaggggaTGTGACGGTGTGGTTGTGCCTGAGGCTGAGCCTGCTGCTGGACTTGTTGCTGGGTTTgccggtgttgatggtgcgtttgctgctgtggttgcgGTGGCTGGGGCGCCTGAGCctggtgctgttgttgttgttgctgttgttgatgctgctgtaATTGTTGAGGATGCGCTTGCTGAACATGCTGCTGATGAGAATGTTGTCGCTGAGCTTGCTGGTTTTGCTGGACTTGTTGAAGCTGCTGagcctgttgttgctgttgctgtgcagGCCGACTGTGTTGGAcctgttggtgttgttgcacCTGCTGACcctgatgatgttgagggaCCTGCTGAAGTTGCTGGGCCTGCTGATGCTGAGcctgctgagcctgctgAGCCTGTTGGGCTTGCGGAGCGTGCTGGTGTTGCGCAGTAGGCTGGTGTGGCATCGTTTGTTGCCGTTGCGGAgctggcggctgctgctgagcttgaTGCTGCGGAGCCTGATATTGCTGGGCctggagctgctgctgtgcttgATGCAGCTGCGACTGAGTCTGACGGTGGCCTTGTTGCTGGCCTTGCTGCTGAACAGGTTGTTGAACATGCTGCTGAACATGCTGCTGAGCGTGTTGCTGAGCGTGTTGCTGAGCGTGTTGCTGAGCGTGTTGCTGACCCTGGTTCTGCTGTTGCGGACTTTGTCTgttctgttgctgctgttgctgctgggcttggTTCTGCTGAGGCTGGTGAGGCTGATGAGCCTGGTGCTGTTGGGCCTGGTGATGCGGAGAAGACGGCTGTGGCTGCAAGTGATGATACTGCGGCTTACTTGGAGGCTGCATCGACGTGCTTGGAGCCGGCGCCGGGGCTATGGATGGAAACGATGTAACCTTTGGTAGGCCGTGGTGTTCCTGAGGCTCCGACTTGACCATTGGTGAGATGGGCACTGGAGGCAAACCGCCCGATGTTGCCGTAGTCGTATTGCCATTCATAGGCCCGCTCACGCCCGGGGTGGTTGGGCTTGCCCGCGGAGCTTGCACACTTGAATGTGGGCCGGGCATCACGGACTGGTTGTTGTGTTGCATATTCGACAGCGCCATCATTGTCTGCAGCCTGgcctgttcttcttggctATTCTGccgcgccttctcctcggcttcctttCTTGCTGCCTGGGTCGGAGCCCGAGTCTTGAGCTCTCCTGTGACGTGTTGCAGATAGTACGGCATTTCCGAGTTCGTCTTGAGGAAAAATAGCTTCAGATTCCTTGCCTTGTCCTTCAGCTGGACCTGAGTGCGATCCCTCAGGATGTTTGAAATGGTTCCGTGCGGCCCGAAAAGACCGAGAATTTGACTCCAATGGGGACCCTTCACCATGTCCAAACCAGCCATGagagccttctcctcttcaggACTCCAAGGCCTCCGAGTCGAATGCAGGCCTTCGCGCCTCGACGTATTAGATGATTTTGCAACAGCAGCCTGCCGAGCCTTTTCGTACAGAGCCGCAGTGGGTAAAGACTGATTTGGTGGAAGGCCATTCTCGTTCGTGGCAGCTGGAGCAGCCGGGGCTGCTGGCGCGGGGCTCTGTGTGTACGTCTGATATTGgccctggtgttgttgattcATTTGCGCAATGTAGTGAGGATGGGCCGGGGCGTGTCCGAGATTTGCGGTCCCGACAGTCCCCGAATATATCATagtcgaggtggtggggagccCATGCGGCGGTTCTTCTGGGATTTTCGGAAGGCTGGCAGCGATTAGATTCGCCAATTCGGTAGTCGAGCTATTCATGTCATGCTGTCCAGCGGAAGAGTCCTTAATCAGCCCGCTCAGGTCATGCGACAAGGACGAATCCTTGGCCAACTCCTGCTCGATGAGCTTTTTCAATGTTTCGTCATCATGTTGACCCGACAGATCTTCGCCGTCGAGTTCTTTGGTTTCCCCAGCCATCGGAAGTTGCGCTGTTGCAAGCCTGAGCGTTTCAGCAAGGCTGTCGTGCTGCTCCTCGATTTCCATATTCGTGGCCAGAaccggctcctcctcttgtGTGGGTATGTTGATGCCGTAGCTCCTGGCGTAGTCAACTATAACAGCCAGGTGGCCTTGCAAAAACAAGCTCAGCAACTCGGTGATTCTCTCGGGTGACGATTGCTCCGCCAATGATCCTGTTCTTGTCAGTCCACCGACATTCAGAAATCCAAACGGGGAGGAGCAAGTACTCTTGATAGATTCATCAGCGGCCGATTGAACCAGCAATTCCCTTCTCTCGCGAACCTGACCAACCAGCCGCTCCTCATCCGGATTCAATGCCAGATCTCCACTGCGATTCTTCAAAACCTCATCGAACCGAGCAGGAAACAAAGTGTCCAACACGCCCAGCGCCGGCTGCGGTGGTTGGTGATTAAGCGCATCCAAGAAGAGCCGCGTCTTCAAGCTAACTAACAATTCGGTCAAAGAGTCCTTGTATTCGCCGTCTTCGGGGATGAAGACGCTGAAAAAAGAATCGTGTACATCTTTCAGTGTCACATCGCCTGAGCCAAACACCATGCCTGCCACCGAAGCCAAGTTTGACATACGGATCGTCTCCCTATCCTCCGAGTCTGTGATTTCCAACTCGTCGACCGAAAGGAGGTGAGAGTCTGAGTACATCTTTCGTGTGCTTTCAAACACATTCCAGAGCATACCATAGGCCTTGTAAAACTCGGATTCGGTCTGGGCAAGAAGTGCATCGGTGTCAGCTTTGGTATTCTGCGACAGTCTGATGAGGATCTGAACAGCAAAACTGCCCATGTTCAGGAGGCTCATGGACCGCATATGATAAAAGGAGTGACGAGTAAAGTTTGCGATTTTGTTCCGTGTTTTCTCAGCCTCGGGCGTGGCAGGTATTGGGTTGGTGGTCCGTACCACGTTCACATCGTAATCAGCCAGCGCATTATTCAGCATCGTTTCCAGGTCGACAGGCGCCATGTCATGCCCATTCATCTCACCATGTCCCGCTTGCTCTGGGTGCCCGAGTTGCGCCTCATGTTGGGCAAACTCCATCTTCAACCGTTTTGCCAGGctatcctcatcatccaggTCAGGGCTCCTGGGTCGTTTGGCTTCACTCGGCATCTGGGCAGTAACGGGGACTCCCGGTGAAGGGTCAATTGGTGTTTGAGAGTCTGCCGGGGGTTGAGACATCGTCGGTTGCGGTAATAGCGCTTGAGATGGAGACTGATGCACAAGGGCATCCGTCTGGGCTTGGGCAGATGCTAAGAGCTGCTCTATCTGGACTGAAGGCGATTGCGCATCGAGCACTGTGGTTGGGGTCGCAGCAAGCAGGTTCGGCGCGGGGCTCGGAACAGGGGCGGGagtcgatggtggtgggagagaggaaACTGCTGCGGCTGTAGATATTAACGGAGTGGCAGGAGTTGCCGGCGTTGTTGGCGCTGCTGGCActgtgggtgtgggtgtgggtgtgatTGTGGTTGTGGCTTCCCCATGTTGCGacgtgggcggtggtggtggcggaggaggaggagcaggagcagtcGGAGCCGCAGTCTTCTCAGGAGCAACATCTGGCGCTtgttgagatggaggttgtTCAGGATCGGCCTTGATTGGACTATCGGCGTCTGGCATCGGAACATCgtcgttgctgctgttgttgaaggcAGCAAAGAGATCGGCCTCGAGACCGGCGAGCATCGTGTCGGCCATGTTCGCAGCTTAGAGCGCGAAGCCCATTGAACGGGGGCTGAAGTCTCGTCGGTTTACCCCGCACACTTAGTGGCAGAC is a window from the Podospora pseudocomata strain CBS 415.72m chromosome 6, whole genome shotgun sequence genome containing:
- the LTE1 gene encoding Guanine nucleotide exchange factor lte1 (COG:T; EggNog:ENOG503NYFZ), which produces MEAEQSSAPLVTSPTTTLPIIPQSPRSPKTTTTPRDGRFRKTPPRLRKDGERPKTGGRGAAAAAAIGLARTKLWASSSAAHSKPLLPVTERRSQEENLAGRRAKKASVDDEKWDIAPDGGSAGREGRNFAVANVGHNGRIYLRPTVRPANQRYPQPPFVFPMTPPGTAGLEPLPSDRRRDHRDDNAQGRPGTTTRPQFPPSTPSLTRQDSGEKHVQIRQRHRRAMSDSTVRETSVARESEPGGFKIVITQPGENERPRTVEDLDMTRTPLLEVSIPSWRIGTPRFSVRGTPFIRGSSYAPTEDVRSSRASFFNYTPVDAISSISKTPDATRQHPHPPAMPPNQDGNAVPPSVPLRATYLSTHLVIEPSMFDSLTFKPACDDRSIVRYSPSGSVTAATPPRLVAEITSPSFLDYELLSDFFLTYRSFLEPSDLLRMLFARLRWALGRSDEAGMVVRVRTFVALRHWILNYFTDDFVVDYDLRVAFCELLNEFVDEISQDAIAKKVPLKILAELKKCWRRVCAQFWDGPEFDASLPTGVPISPGGIAGHRDPSLDPTFWTAKVDDDAGPPQIDGLITPVSPRGHTSFLAEVSKAEHIDSVVVGERPATPENPTIPDTEFTRNQQASPGSITSVDVVSCSLPTKSMRFHHSAGYPLAAHPADLSSMYNASSDPIATTPRALVGKRVRPNHSHKRNASLSDSLRDHATMTERVIYKNAEFLLTLPYSGSLVRGGLMPPSQAFVEIIPGSSGAGSRQTTLFQPAAELPKESRLVASAMSGQGMKKLLGSVRRALSTRGQALSSSTQTYVNISPMGPKGATTNRLPGTAIVPQSRARQNNGAGPPVRIDLLGAEIAEDFKKAVREDAAAEAENQGCEPPPAPAGEYSAAHMDTTFDFGPDFGVGEMRPTSDMGITTGSKSIVIVDDTLLPENHYPAMTGALPAVNSNSSMEAFAETFMPHGGDPTPPTTPPGARDMGVPRRSSYILGHQPLRHSQSADPLPPFVPDMATLGSSESGRPSHDWVRPSFDFLNQTPNRPPLSGVRAQGQGHTRQGSSRSFVSSRSRGPRRYASFTSGIMPRRSTTVRSFDATTYSEGSVIGGADESSQAVMIPEPLRVLRRRPGGDLRAVTNVGELDSGGVRRSRSVGSLTTYTDSINSSSFVRSPVLEMGVEYVDVVASDYSPQRGNEAFSLGAITKKQQPVTEKTEKKLSLFSTHSSKPIMRPSFEAEAQKLAQIPDDVDDDGGVESALLKLEGRFERRVPGGKLSMDLKGTVPQIDVSAEESETVDESRVSREEHRHVHLGDEGARPLSLSTIPTTISVQGGLLDVAGRQGRNADVQSFLSDDSRASYSAPLLEMDDEGSKRTVTREWTDRSVFQGPDEDGATPMDGRSVQGSNPSYDFIMKTDSMERMRGGNALTVPEGGARKSAEQSFLDVESDHDSDLSSELSMEVIDYHEADVDPYAPSNIGIAVSTLPAHPLADVTPGYQPSHQTGSSPTNPPSPPMTLIQALHLSPETACVPTLEDHQVWGEKPLPPTPDITPTATAAPPYDTTQLPRASPADPTGTKEALRNAPKLEIPDPLASPDASIMAPAKLNAHLPFILAFDSDILAQQFTLIEKDALNEIDWKELIDMRWKNAEQKAGGGINARSWVSFLRDTDARGVEVVIARFNIMVKWAISEIVLTQDMEERARCLIKFIHIAAHCRRYRNFATMAQLTIALTSNEISRLTRTWSMVPASDTKTLQELEQLMSPMRNFYNLREEMEGGGKMGARASMEMGCIPFVGIYTHDLLFNAQKPSEIASSPTGAPLVNFERCRVAAGVVKTLLRLLEASTVYEFEAVEGVTERCLWMGALEEGEIKRLVGGLE
- the TBF1 gene encoding TTAGGG repeat binding factor (COG:K; EggNog:ENOG503NXYW) produces the protein MADTMLAGLEADLFAAFNNSSNDDVPMPDADSPIKADPEQPPSQQAPDVAPEKTAAPTAPAPPPPPPPPPTSQHGEATTTITPTPTPTVPAAPTTPATPATPLISTAAAVSSLPPPSTPAPVPSPAPNLLAATPTTVLDAQSPSVQIEQLLASAQAQTDALVHQSPSQALLPQPTMSQPPADSQTPIDPSPGVPVTAQMPSEAKRPRSPDLDDEDSLAKRLKMEFAQHEAQLGHPEQAGHGEMNGHDMAPVDLETMLNNALADYDVNVVRTTNPIPATPEAEKTRNKIANFTRHSFYHMRSMSLLNMGSFAVQILIRLSQNTKADTDALLAQTESEFYKAYGMLWNVFESTRKMYSDSHLLSVDELEITDSEDRETIRMSNLASVAGMVFGSGDVTLKDVHDSFFSVFIPEDGEYKDSLTELLVSLKTRLFLDALNHQPPQPALGVLDTLFPARFDEVLKNRSGDLALNPDEERLVGQVRERRELLVQSAADESIKRSLAEQSSPERITELLSLFLQGHLAVIVDYARSYGINIPTQEEEPVLATNMEIEEQHDSLAETLRLATAQLPMAGETKELDGEDLSGQHDDETLKKLIEQELAKDSSLSHDLSGLIKDSSAGQHDMNSSTTELANLIAASLPKIPEEPPHGLPTTSTMIYSGTVGTANLGHAPAHPHYIAQMNQQHQGQYQTYTQSPAPAAPAAPAATNENGLPPNQSLPTAALYEKARQAAVAKSSNTSRREGLHSTRRPWSPEEEKALMAGLDMVKGPHWSQILGLFGPHGTISNILRDRTQVQLKDKARNLKLFFLKTNSEMPYYLQHVTGELKTRAPTQAARKEAEEKARQNSQEEQARLQTMMALSNMQHNNQSVMPGPHSSVQAPRASPTTPGVSGPMNGNTTTATSGGLPPVPISPMVKSEPQEHHGLPKVTSFPSIAPAPAPSTSMQPPSKPQYHHLQPQPSSPHHQAQQHQAHQPHQPQQNQAQQQQQQQNRQSPQQQNQGQQHAQQHAQQHAQQHAQQHVQQHVQQPVQQQGQQQGHRQTQSQLHQAQQQLQAQQYQAPQHQAQQQPPAPQRQQTMPHQPTAQHQHAPQAQQAQQAQQAQHQQAQQLQQVPQHHQGQQVQQHQQVQHSRPAQQQQQQAQQLQQVQQNQQAQRQHSHQQHVQQAHPQQLQQHQQQQQQQQHQAQAPQPPQPQQQTHHQHRQTQQQVQQQAQPQAQPHRHIPSPTTSQPSPAPPRPAQPAQTAYQPQPQASTAQPSPAQASPPAVPGLPIPPNHHSTPDHQDQELLESLQAALAVQPN